From the Streptomyces nigrescens genome, one window contains:
- a CDS encoding PPOX class F420-dependent oxidoreductase translates to MSPSTATNTRVDLPELLEFVRPRHRAILLTRRSDGTPQGSPLTCGVDDSGRLVMATYPERAKVRNARRVSSVSVIVLSDEWNGPWVQIDGEAEIIDTPDSIEPLVEYYRNIAGEHPDWDQYREAMRKQGKSLIRVTPLRWGPVATGGFPARLTEGGGA, encoded by the coding sequence ATGAGCCCTTCCACCGCCACCAACACCCGTGTCGACCTGCCCGAGCTGCTGGAGTTCGTCCGCCCCCGGCACCGTGCGATCCTGCTCACCCGCCGCAGCGACGGCACCCCGCAGGGCTCGCCGCTGACCTGCGGGGTGGACGACTCCGGGCGGCTGGTGATGGCGACGTACCCGGAGCGCGCCAAGGTCCGTAACGCCCGCCGGGTGTCCTCGGTCAGCGTCATCGTGCTGTCGGACGAGTGGAACGGTCCGTGGGTGCAGATCGACGGCGAGGCCGAGATCATCGATACCCCGGATTCGATCGAGCCGCTCGTCGAGTACTACCGCAACATCGCCGGTGAGCACCCGGACTGGGACCAGTACCGGGAGGCGATGCGCAAGCAGGGCAAGTCGCTGATCCGGGTGACGCCGCTGCGCTGGGGGCCGGTCGCGACCGGCGGTTTCCCGGCCCGGCTCACGGAGGGCGGCGGCGCGTAG
- a CDS encoding GNAT family N-acetyltransferase, whose translation MRAPDGRGTPPGARAVTVPLTVRDLTPADLPACGWSGSPLHLAHVERELVRARLGEVDYLAVCPPSGEPVAIGGVDHRARPDAGLLWQLAVLPALQSCGIGSVLIAAAEERIRGRGVHRAELAVEEDNPRARALYERLGYRAYGRQPEAWDAQGPDGVVRRYETMCTLMRKEL comes from the coding sequence ATGAGGGCGCCGGACGGCCGCGGCACGCCGCCCGGCGCTCGGGCCGTCACCGTGCCGCTGACCGTGCGCGATCTGACACCCGCCGATCTGCCGGCCTGCGGCTGGTCCGGATCGCCGCTCCATCTGGCGCATGTGGAGCGGGAGTTGGTGAGGGCCCGGCTCGGCGAAGTGGACTATCTCGCGGTCTGCCCGCCCTCCGGGGAGCCGGTCGCGATCGGCGGGGTCGACCACCGCGCACGGCCGGACGCGGGCCTGCTGTGGCAGCTCGCGGTGCTGCCCGCCCTCCAGTCGTGCGGTATCGGGAGTGTCCTGATCGCCGCGGCCGAAGAGCGGATACGCGGCCGCGGGGTGCACCGTGCCGAACTCGCCGTGGAGGAGGACAATCCGCGGGCGCGCGCCCTCTACGAGCGGCTGGGCTACCGGGCGTACGGGCGGCAGCCCGAGGCCTGGGACGCGCAGGGGCCGGACGGGGTGGTGCGCCGGTACGAGACGATGTGCACGCTGATGCGCAAGGAGCTGTAG
- a CDS encoding LacI family DNA-binding transcriptional regulator → MTDRAGPRATPTPPTSAAVARRAGVSRATVSYVLNGQAAGRVGERTQARVRAAAEELGYVPHAAARSLRAGRGRIVLLAAPADAAEVFGPLITRFLAGFQTALHRLGYTGVLHGAPAHSPMAAARAWAELRPAAVLNLYGPPLDAPAVELLHRAGTAAVLVLGRSAPAGAHTLLLDQREAGLRAGEHLLARGRRRIGVVRPAEPGPADCAELRLAGVRAAAAAHPGAQVRPLDLARTEESAAELAAAWPELGLDAVFGYNDEYAMLLMRALQDAGHTVGAEGPDRLAVVGVDDLLPARLLRPRLTSVRAEITPPERIAGLVADLLLDPAAPPETHRLGTFHVMARESG, encoded by the coding sequence ATGACTGACCGAGCCGGCCCACGGGCCACCCCAACACCCCCGACCAGTGCGGCGGTTGCCCGTCGCGCCGGGGTCTCGCGCGCGACGGTCTCCTACGTCCTGAACGGGCAGGCCGCCGGGCGGGTCGGCGAGCGCACCCAGGCCAGGGTCCGGGCCGCCGCCGAGGAACTGGGGTATGTGCCGCACGCCGCCGCCCGCAGTCTGCGGGCCGGCCGGGGCCGCATCGTACTGCTGGCCGCCCCCGCCGACGCCGCCGAGGTCTTCGGCCCCCTCATCACCCGCTTCCTGGCCGGTTTCCAGACCGCGCTGCACCGCCTCGGCTACACCGGCGTGCTGCACGGTGCGCCCGCGCACTCCCCCATGGCGGCCGCCCGCGCCTGGGCCGAACTGCGGCCCGCCGCCGTACTGAACCTGTACGGACCGCCGCTGGACGCGCCCGCCGTCGAGCTGCTGCACCGCGCCGGCACCGCCGCGGTCCTGGTCCTCGGCCGGTCGGCGCCAGCCGGCGCCCACACCCTCCTCCTCGACCAGCGGGAGGCCGGACTCCGGGCCGGTGAACACCTCCTGGCCCGCGGCCGCCGGCGGATCGGGGTGGTGCGGCCCGCCGAGCCGGGGCCGGCGGACTGCGCGGAGCTCCGGCTGGCGGGCGTACGGGCCGCGGCCGCCGCGCACCCCGGCGCACAGGTGCGCCCGCTCGACCTCGCCCGCACCGAGGAGTCCGCGGCGGAACTGGCCGCCGCCTGGCCGGAGCTGGGTCTGGACGCGGTGTTCGGGTACAACGACGAGTACGCGATGCTGCTGATGCGCGCCCTCCAGGACGCCGGCCACACCGTCGGCGCCGAAGGCCCGGACCGCCTCGCGGTGGTCGGCGTGGACGATCTGCTGCCGGCGCGGCTGCTGCGCCCCCGGCTGACCAGTGTCCGCGCCGAGATCACACCCCCGGAGCGGATCGCCGGCCTGGTCGCCGACCTGCTCCTCGACCCGGCCGCCCCGCCCGAGACCCACCGGCTGGGCACCTTCCACGTCATGGCCCGCGAGTCGGGCTGA
- a CDS encoding S1 family peptidase, with protein MRTYRKHLKRATAVGAVALAAFSLQPGSASAAPAPEPSTKVVGGTKADQGEFPFMVRLSMGCGGALYAKDIVLTAAHCVDGSGDNTSITATAGVVDLEDSAAVKVNSTKVLQAPGYNGKGKDWALIKLAKPIDQPTLKIAEDDKLNNGDFTIAGWGADKEGGEQQRYLLKATVPFVDDAACKKAYGDQLTPGDEICAGKLDTGGTDTCQGDSGGPMFRKDDAGKWLQVGIVSWGEGCARPGKPGVYSEVSAFAADIKKAAGELGG; from the coding sequence TTGCGCACCTACCGGAAGCACCTCAAGAGAGCCACCGCCGTCGGCGCGGTCGCCCTGGCCGCCTTCAGCCTCCAGCCCGGCTCGGCCTCGGCCGCGCCCGCCCCGGAACCCTCCACCAAGGTCGTCGGCGGCACCAAGGCCGACCAGGGTGAATTCCCCTTCATGGTCCGGCTGTCGATGGGCTGTGGCGGAGCCCTCTACGCCAAGGACATCGTGCTCACCGCGGCGCACTGCGTCGACGGGAGCGGCGACAACACCTCCATCACCGCCACCGCCGGCGTGGTCGACCTGGAGGACTCCGCCGCCGTCAAGGTCAATTCCACCAAGGTCCTCCAGGCCCCCGGCTACAACGGCAAGGGCAAGGACTGGGCGCTGATCAAGCTCGCCAAGCCGATAGACCAGCCCACCCTGAAGATCGCCGAGGACGACAAGCTCAACAACGGCGACTTCACCATCGCCGGCTGGGGCGCCGACAAGGAAGGCGGCGAGCAGCAGCGCTACCTCCTCAAGGCGACCGTGCCGTTCGTCGACGACGCCGCCTGCAAGAAGGCCTACGGCGACCAGCTGACCCCCGGTGACGAGATCTGCGCCGGCAAGCTGGACACCGGCGGCACCGACACCTGCCAGGGCGACTCCGGTGGCCCGATGTTCCGCAAGGACGACGCCGGCAAGTGGCTCCAGGTCGGCATCGTCTCCTGGGGCGAGGGCTGCGCACGACCCGGCAAGCCCGGTGTCTACAGCGAGGTGAGCGCCTTCGCCGCCGACATCAAGAAGGCCGCGGGCGAACTGGGCGGCTGA
- a CDS encoding alpha/beta fold hydrolase: protein MQLHTHEWGTGERVAVLVHGLMSDHRTWNRVGPALAGRGYRVLAVDLRGHGRSPRGEYGTELFAEDLVETLPAAPEVVIGHSLGALALSLAVERLQPRRAVYCDPAWSLARLGQPVDPALFVAFKRADREMVRTFNPRWSDADVDLELATVADWDTGTALALSAVHLQDHTPQKPVVPSLVQFAGEGFLFSEQAAAELTERGFEVRTVPRTGHTIHRDDFDGFMAGLEGWV from the coding sequence ATGCAGTTGCACACCCACGAATGGGGCACCGGCGAACGCGTCGCGGTGCTGGTCCACGGTCTGATGTCCGATCACCGCACCTGGAACCGGGTCGGTCCGGCGCTCGCCGGCCGGGGCTACCGGGTGCTCGCCGTCGATCTGCGCGGCCACGGCCGCAGCCCGCGCGGCGAGTACGGCACCGAGCTGTTCGCCGAGGACCTCGTGGAGACCCTGCCCGCCGCCCCCGAGGTCGTCATCGGGCATTCACTGGGCGCGCTGGCGCTGTCCCTGGCGGTGGAGCGGCTGCAGCCACGGCGGGCGGTGTACTGCGATCCGGCCTGGTCGCTCGCCCGGCTCGGACAGCCCGTCGACCCGGCCCTGTTCGTCGCGTTCAAGAGGGCCGACCGGGAGATGGTGCGGACCTTCAATCCGCGCTGGAGCGACGCCGATGTCGATCTCGAACTGGCCACGGTCGCGGACTGGGACACCGGGACCGCCCTCGCACTGTCCGCCGTCCATCTGCAGGACCACACGCCCCAGAAGCCGGTCGTCCCGTCCCTGGTGCAGTTCGCGGGGGAGGGGTTCCTCTTCTCCGAGCAGGCGGCGGCCGAGCTGACCGAGCGGGGCTTCGAGGTGCGTACGGTGCCCCGCACGGGACACACCATCCACCGCGACGACTTCGACGGCTTCATGGCGGGCCTGGAGGGCTGGGTCTAG
- a CDS encoding MBL fold metallo-hydrolase, protein MDALTEITPTVWQLAFPVGHVYLVALPDDGYAAIDTGVPGSAPAVLGALARLGGRPDQLRQIVLTHSHIDHMGSAADLVDATGARVLAGALDAPYIRGTAPEPAPVFSPAERSLFEGIMADFAAAGIPPLRPVEVDVALHEGDTLDGWPEPVRVLHVPGHTPGGIALHLPESRLLFPGDIIGATPDGTRAVLGPGNVAREEAIASFRRLAALDEVDTVCVPHGVPLRTGARDVLAAATPEKDWQ, encoded by the coding sequence ATGGACGCACTCACCGAGATCACCCCCACCGTCTGGCAACTCGCCTTCCCCGTCGGGCATGTGTACCTCGTCGCCCTCCCCGACGACGGATACGCCGCCATCGACACCGGCGTCCCCGGCTCGGCCCCCGCCGTCCTCGGCGCACTGGCCCGGCTCGGCGGCCGGCCGGACCAGCTGCGGCAGATCGTGCTCACCCACTCCCACATCGACCACATGGGCTCCGCCGCCGACCTGGTCGACGCCACCGGCGCCCGCGTACTGGCCGGCGCGCTGGACGCCCCGTACATCCGCGGCACCGCACCCGAACCCGCGCCGGTGTTCAGCCCCGCGGAGCGGTCGCTGTTCGAAGGGATCATGGCTGATTTCGCGGCCGCCGGGATCCCGCCGCTGCGCCCTGTCGAGGTCGATGTCGCCCTGCACGAGGGGGACACCCTCGACGGCTGGCCGGAGCCGGTGCGGGTGCTGCACGTCCCCGGCCACACACCCGGCGGGATCGCGCTGCACCTCCCCGAGAGCCGGCTGCTCTTCCCCGGCGACATCATCGGCGCCACCCCCGACGGCACCCGGGCGGTCCTCGGCCCCGGCAATGTCGCACGCGAGGAGGCCATCGCCTCCTTCCGGCGGCTCGCCGCCCTCGACGAGGTCGACACGGTGTGCGTCCCGCACGGCGTCCCGCTGCGCACCGGAGCCCGGGACGTCCTGGCCGCGGCCACCCCCGAGAAGGACTGGCAATGA
- a CDS encoding SDR family NAD(P)-dependent oxidoreductase: MSRTILVTGGGTGIGRAVAHHFADRGDDVLVTGRRLAPLEETAAGRGTVRPLVCDHTDPGSLTELLDRLPERIDVLVNNAGGNTDFDTDAATDLASWARDFRANLDANLVSAALTTRALDGRLAAGGAVVHLGSIAADQGAGSYGAAKAGLASWNVELSRTLGPRDITANVVAPGYIADTEFFRDRLTDERRDQLVANAAVGRAGSPEDIAGTVAFLASPAARHLTGQVLNVNGGTRTTR, from the coding sequence ATGTCACGCACCATCCTGGTCACCGGCGGCGGAACCGGCATCGGACGCGCCGTCGCCCACCACTTCGCGGACCGTGGCGACGACGTCCTCGTCACCGGCCGGCGCCTCGCACCCCTGGAGGAGACCGCGGCCGGCCGGGGAACCGTACGCCCGCTGGTGTGCGACCACACCGACCCCGGGTCGCTCACCGAGCTGCTCGACCGGCTCCCCGAGCGGATCGACGTCCTGGTCAACAACGCCGGCGGCAACACCGACTTCGACACCGACGCGGCCACCGACCTGGCGTCCTGGGCCCGGGACTTCCGCGCCAACCTCGACGCGAACCTGGTCAGCGCCGCCCTGACCACCCGGGCGCTGGACGGACGGCTGGCGGCCGGCGGCGCGGTCGTCCACCTCGGGTCGATCGCCGCCGACCAGGGTGCCGGCTCCTACGGGGCGGCCAAGGCCGGCCTCGCCTCCTGGAACGTCGAACTGTCCCGGACCCTCGGCCCCCGCGACATCACCGCCAACGTCGTCGCACCGGGCTATATCGCCGACACCGAATTCTTCCGCGACCGGCTCACCGACGAGCGCCGCGACCAGCTGGTGGCGAACGCGGCGGTGGGCCGCGCGGGGAGCCCGGAAGACATCGCGGGAACGGTGGCCTTCCTGGCGTCACCTGCGGCCCGGCACCTCACCGGCCAGGTCCTGAACGTCAACGGCGGGACCCGCACCACCCGTTGA